GCACCGCTCTGGGGTGGTTTGTGATGTTCAGCCAGTGCTGGCAAGAGGCAAAGTGCGCTGAACCTTGTGTAGAACAGCAAAAAAGAACCCTGCAAAGGGTTCTTTTTGTTTTGAGGTCTTGCTGGTGTATTTGCGCTTTATTTGCGAAACTTGCGCACAGCAGCGATCACCAGTGCCACACCCAGCCACAGGTAGGTGACCATGAAGCCAGAGAATTTCAGGGCGGAGAAGCTGGAATACACCAGGGCGAGGGGTTCAGAGAGGTGCTGGGGGTTTTGCAGCAGCACGAAGGAAACCAGGTTTTCCATCACATCGAAGAAGGGGGCAGCAAGGGCAATGCCCATCATCATCAGGCTGAGGGTTTTCAGTTTTGCAGAATTCTGGAAGGCTTTGTAGGGAAGCAATGTGAGGCAGTAGTGCAGCAAAAACACGCTGAGGATGAAGAAGAAATCCACATACTGGGTGAGCCAGAAGAGGGGCAGGGTGTGTTTTTCCAGCAGCACCTGAAAGTAACCCGTCAGTTTTGCCGCACTGAAGGAGAGTTGCCCCACAAAGTAAGGCACCGGGAACTGGCTGAGGGTGTAGCTGTAGGTCAGCACCTGATTGCAGAGGGTGTTGAACACCAAAGCGATCAGGGTCCAGAGGGCGAGGATTCCGAAGGGTTTCTGGTGGTTGTGGATCAGGTTTTTCATGGTGGTGCCTCCTGTGATTGCTGCCGGATTGCTGCTATGTATTCCTTGGAATGTATGTTATATTCCAAGGAATACATTTGTCAAGAGGTGCAGCATGAACCCCCAGGAAAACCCCGAAAACCTGCCTCAGCCCTCCAGCCAGAACCCCATTGAGACGCAACCATTGCTGTATGCAGGCCTGATTCGCGAGATCACCATCATTCACCAGCAGTTCAGCACCCGGGCCAATCAGGCCCTGAAAAGCCTGAACCTGAATTTCTCCCAGCTCAGTTTGCTCTCGCACCTGATGTTCTTGCGCACCCCCGCCAGCATCACCGATCTGGCAGAACAGATGGATTTGCTGCAACCCGCCGTCACCAAAATGGTGCAGCACCTCTCTGAGCAGGGCTGGATTGAACTGCAGCCTGACCCCCAGGACGCCCGACGCAAATACATCGTGCTGAACGATCAGGGACGCATGACTTTTCAGCAGGCCCAGATGCTTTTGTTTCCGCTTTTGAAAGAGGGTTTTGCGGGCATCGAGCATCTGGAAGCCAGCAGCATGCTGGGACAGTTGCAGCATGTCAGGAAGAACCTGGCTGGAAGGTGAATGAAGCAGCAGTCAGGTTGGGATCAGGAGAGGGGAGGGTCGGGCACCAATGGGACCTGGCTTTTCCTGGACCAGCGCAATTTTGCCTTTGATCTGCCAGCCCCATGTGTTGCAAGTGCGGACCATTTCATCCAGGTTGTTCACCTTCAGGGCAATGTGCTAGAAGCCCACATCCGTGGTGCCTTGCAGGGTGAAGCCCAGTACCTGCTGCCAGAAATCAATGGTGTGCTGTAAGTCACTGACGGTGAGGCCAACGTGCGCAAAGGCCAGAACACCTGCGGGTTTCGTTTGCTGTGGGGTCATGTCAGGCAGGGTACTGAACCTTTGCTGGCGGTGCAACAGATCTTGAATGGATGGGTTTTACGCTGCTCAAGGAGGAGAAAACCTGTGTTTTAGAGCAATTTGTGGCCTTGCAGAGACAATTGCAGGATAAAAAAGGAGACAGATTTTGACATCTGTCTCCCAAGGTGAGAAAACCCACCATTA
The nucleotide sequence above comes from Deinococcus roseus. Encoded proteins:
- a CDS encoding MarR family winged helix-turn-helix transcriptional regulator, which produces MNPQENPENLPQPSSQNPIETQPLLYAGLIREITIIHQQFSTRANQALKSLNLNFSQLSLLSHLMFLRTPASITDLAEQMDLLQPAVTKMVQHLSEQGWIELQPDPQDARRKYIVLNDQGRMTFQQAQMLLFPLLKEGFAGIEHLEASSMLGQLQHVRKNLAGR
- a CDS encoding VOC family protein, with protein sequence MTPQQTKPAGVLAFAHVGLTVSDLQHTIDFWQQVLGFTLQGTTDVGF